TGAAGAGGGAtaaagcaggagagggaggaaggtgtGGGAGAAGGGCAGCTCTAGAGGGGGAGTGGATCTCTTTACTTGGGCTTTGCCTCTTTGTACTCCTCCGTGTCCGTGTCTTCATCCTCCGAGTACTCTCCCTCTTCCCGGCCGCCAGCCATGAGACCCCGTGCCGCCAGCAGCCCTGCGGCATTCCCGTAGCCTGTGTACTTCACAAACCGGGACACTGCCGGGAGAAGGGACAGAGACCACCCTGTGCTCCACTCCTGTGctcccaccagccccagcagcacgGTTTTGCCATGTCTCCAGGCCATGGAGGTGCTGACAGGGATCAAGGCCCGTGCGTGGGAGTTGAACGtgggccaggctgtgtgcagggtgctggggtGTCCTTCCGCACAGCCTGTCCCTCAGGCTGGCCTGAGAGACACCACCtccttcccacagagctcctggagctctcccttttccccattcagcagggctgttctgagggaaggcagcagccctgcagagggtCCCCATCTCAGGGTCTCCCTGTGGAAGCCCCAAGCACTCACCGCTCTCCTTGCAGAGCACAAAGAGGAACTCGGCGGCGCAGTGCTTGACGTCGGTGTCGATGTGTGTCATGAGCCTCACCAGCTTGTTCCGCAGGGAATTCCCCACCTCTGGCCGGTTCCGCACGTCCCGCAGCGGCGGCAGCACCTGCGGGGCCACAGCGAGGGCGACAGGTCACTGTGGCTACCAAAGCCACCCACAGCAGAGGTGTCTGGAGGGTGGCCACAAGCGGGGGGCCTGCTGGCCTCCCATCCCCTCAGGGCAGCACCGCTGAACgtgcagctgagcacagcatACCCTGGCCTTCAGGAACTTCCTGGTCTGCCGGTGGACTCGGGCACTCTCCGTCAGCAGGTTCAGCACAGGGGTCAAGCTCTCCTTCAGCTTGTGGCCCTGTAGGAACATCCCCAGAAAGAGCAGCACGTCAGTCATGCTGAGTTCGGCTCATGCTGGAGAACACGAGCACAGACCACGAGGGAGATGGATGGACACAGAGCTTCCCAACCTCTACCATAGGCATTCAGTGCCCTCTTCCTCCCCACACCTCttgctgtggcacaggcagtgccagaaATATCTGGGCAGGGCATCCAGGGCAGAGGAGTGCAGTGGTAAAATCTGGAGGCTCTTTGGAACAACTCCAGAGGCTGAAAACTGTAGTCAGCTTAAAAATAACATGAACTCAAGTTTCCAGAACTGCCCACTGGATCACTGCTGAGTGAAACAGGGCTGATTTGTCAGTCACCCAGTTAATTATCAGCTAATCATCCACTGTTCCACCAATctcactgcctgcagccctcaAATCAATGGCAGTCACCTTCCCAGCTCAAGGGTATCGGTTTAGTCCCACcaaccacagctctgccaaaagCTGTCCCTCCTACAAAGGGCTAACTTCAAAACAGGCGTGCTGCTTCCACCAGGCTCTTCCAGGCTGAGGGAAAGGTCCCCTGGACCCGTGGGCAGAAGAAGCCCCACCACTCACCCTGTCCAGGCGCCGCTCCAGGAAGTCCAGGAGGATGCTGACCGCATCCATGTTGACGCCCATGTACTCCAGCGAGCCCGGCCGCACTTTGGGAGTCAGGAGCACGTCCAGACACTTCAGGGGCAGGTTGCCCAGCAGGTTGACTGTGTGGCTGCACGtgtgaaagagaagagaagtgAACACACAGTGATGGAGCTTTGCTCACAGAAGttcttcagctctgcagaaatgaaGGCCCATCATTAACTTGCAGGAGTTAGTGAGGACCCTGCGATCCAAATTTTCCTCGAGCATCTCAAGCTCCTCACTCCACTGAAAGGGGATAACTTAAGATGCTTTTTGGATAGCTAACTATATGCTGAGAGTCCAAAGATACGTAGTGACATATGAGAACCCACAGATCTTGACAGAGAGCCAAGCAGGACCAATCTGGGTGGTCCAAGGTCTGTCTCTGGAGTCTCCTGTGTCACTCCTAATCCTAATGTTCCACACCAGCACTGCTTGGGATTCCCCCAGCTATGTAttcctggggacagggtggtgTCACCTGCTCCAAGCTGAAACCTCTGCACCAATAATGCTTGGCAACATGACACAGCCGATTTCTCAGCATGGCTTAAGACTAATTAAGGCCACCTCATGGACGTTTTAAAGCAGCGTATTTCTTCTCTGGCCAGTTGCCCACTGAGGTGGATGTCACCATTGGGACAGCCTGACACAGAACATGGAACAAGATCTCAGGGGTCAGGAGGCCATGGCACTCCCACATGGCATTCCCAGGGCAAGAAAGACTGTATCTGAGTTCGAGCAGCATGAGGGATCCCCAGGCTAAACCTAAAAGCTGCTGGTCAGGAGGGTCCCTCCCAGTCacccagggagaggcaggatgtgctgggggagctggcgAAGCTCCAGGTGAAGCTCCTCCCGACACAGACCTGTGGAACTCCTCGGTGCGGTCCTCACCGTCGGCAGAGATCATGAGGCAGTGGCGCAGGAGGGCACCCAAGTGCCTGTACAAAGCAGCATCTTCCTGGCCCCAGCATGGAGAAAGGAACACCTTGGTCAGCAAAGGGCATCCCACACATCCCAAAGCCTGCAGCCCATTCTCCCCTCCAGCAGTCTGATCATGGACTGCAGGGCGttccaggaaaagcaggttCTCAATTCTCCATTTGGGAATGCTAAAAGCACAGGCAAAGTAAGGGATAATACTGCACTGGACAGAGGCAGAGCCCTAAGGACACCCAAGTCCCTCATCACCCTGAGGGTGCACAAGGACCAGTCTGGGACATAAGAAAATGCAAGGGAGGAGAAAATCTGCAAAGCCAGAGTCCGGAGACACATGAAAGCCACGGGCCCAAGGAGCTCACCTCGTCCACCTCCCTCTTGCTGGAATCAAAGGTGATGTTGAAGAGCACTTTGAGGATCTCCATGGCTCGCTCCGTCTCCTGCCGAGGCAAAGGTGGGAGAAGTCCCTCCTCGGTGGCAACTTCGTAGGGGTCCAACCACTTGACGCCGAGGGTCAGCTCCAGGGTGTCTGTCATGAGGCTGATTCCCCGGAGCTCCTGGGCGAGCTGCTGCCGGATGTCCACCCTGAGGGCCgtcagcaggaacagcaggcGCAGGTCGAAGAACTTGATGTCGTGAGGAAGACTCCGCTCGTTGTAGAGCTTGATGCGCCGCGCCAGCCCCACCACCAGCCGCCCCTCCGCTGTCAGCTCCTGTGCCATGGCGCTGCTGAACACGATGTTGCACAGGCATTTCAGGGATTCCAGGATTACATCCAAGTCTGGCACCTCCCGGATGAGCTCCTCGGAGTAATCGATGCCGGCGTGCCTGGAGAGGGTCTTCAGGCCTTCCTTAGTGGTGAAAGGGTCGAGGCAGTGCTTGTCCCGGGACAGGATGCGGATGCTCTCCAGGCAGGTGACCTGGCAggatggctgcagctccctctccaAGAACTTGATCAGCAGCTGGGCCATTTTCTGTGCAGTTGGAAACAAGCAATGCCTTGGATACTGACACATCCCAGGGCTCCCTACGGCCCTGGCATGCTCTGCCCTGGACAACAGCAGTGTCACCTGGGCCTGCCCAAGTGTGCACTCAGTGGCACTCAGGAAGTGCCTGGCTCTGGCATTGATCCTGACCAGTTTGGGCAAGAACAACCAGGAAAAAATGTCTTGCCGAGGGTGTTGGGTGCAAAGGGAGAGCACAAACTGTTGTAGCTCTGCCCTGGTGAGGATGGTTCAGGCTGACAGGGCCGACCTGCCCACTGCACAAGGGAGGGACACAGGAGCAAGGGACGTGAGAAGAGCACCTGATGCCTTGGGAAAAAAGGTGAAGAGACCTCAGGAGATTCAAATAAGCAGTATCTCCTTAATTTCAGTGCTGTCTGGAGACCTACTGGCCCAGATCTTCCATGGGTACAGACTGGCAGAGCCCCACTAACACAATTCACTGGAGCTGCAAAGCTCATGGGGAACAGTGAGTCACGGAGCAGCACGAGAGCACAGGTAAGGCCTTACAGAcacaggcagctcaggctgAACCACAGTTGAACCACATGTGGCAGCACTTCCCATCACACCAGGAACCCAcacacactgctgggagcaAACACAACACAGCTCAGAGCATGGGTCTTTCAGTGGTGTTACAAGAGTGAATGATCACAAAAAATGAGGTTTGTAACTGGCTTAACAGCCCCATTGGTTACACTTTGAAATAATCAGcgaatcattaaggttggaatCATTAATCATAATCAtccaggttggaaaagacctccaagaccatcaagtccaacctgtgaccaatCAGCACCTTCACAACCAGACCAGAGCATGGAACAGTCATTCCTTGAATACCTCTAGAGATGGATGACAGCTacaccacctccctgggcagcctcttccaaagcctgaccaccctttccatgatAAATTCCGCCTGATATTGCACCTGACTCTCCCCTGGTGAAATGAAACTactgaggaaaggaaagaagaaaaactgaactTCAGTCCTTAACATGAGGCTTGTGGTGTGCCCCACACTCACATCCTGGGGAAATGATGAAGTACAGctgttcctcttctccttcctcacaGGGAGACAAAATTTCAGACACAGTCCCAGCAACCAAAGCCTCAGGCTAGCTCAGGGGAAAGGGATCTAAGGGTATGTGTCTGAAGCTGAACCATCTGAACACCCAAGCACCAGGAACTAAAGGTGATGTCCATCTCATATTTCATGGCAGACACCCTACAAGTGGGACACTGTGCCTGAAGCCACGTCCTGTGTGACTCTCCCAGCTCACACAGCGGGTCAGTGCAAGGCAAAGAGCTCAGATCTCATCAGATCCAGAATCACATTTCAAGCTGTGCCTGGAACgctccctgtggcagcagctggccctggcacagccaaaGGAGGTCCTGCTCTCCACACCACTTGCTGTGCTAACAGGCATTGGCACCATCCACCAGTGAACTGACCACAGAACTGAGCCAGCTGGAAAATAATCCAGggaaaatagtaatttttatgGCAGAACAGCCAGGCTGAGGCCTGCCCTGTCACAAAGTGCTGCAGGAGTGGGAATGAGCAGGCAGAGTGTCCTTCCCTCCAAGTGCCAGATTACACCAGCTCAAAGGATTTGCTAATACACAGCTCCTGGCAAATCCCACTGCTGGCTCCCAGTGGAGCCCCTCACTctcccccagagccagcactgctgtgatgcCTGTCCAGAGACACCAGAGATCACATCCATGGCTGGGACTAAATGGATCATGGAACCATTGCTAGTGTCAGATGGATGCTGACCTTTATCCAAAACCACCAACTACTGATGGAAAAAACAGAGCCAGACACTCCAAGCACACAATTCCCTAACCAAGTCAAAGGAAAGCTctcatttcttctcctgtgggagctgcttgCCAAGCCCAGCTGGACATGAGTACAGAGCAGCAGATTTACACACTGACCAGAGGAGGAAAGCAAGCAGCCTGTGCCTACCTTCCTCTCTTCCCGCTCCTCATCCTCGAAGATGAAGCACTGAGATTTCTGTGGGACAAACAAAATCAGTCAGAAAGAGGAATAGGTTAAAACCTCATGGGACCAGACCAGAGCCATTCAGCTGGAAAGCAGCGGGTCCAAAACATGCTGCAACAGCAAACACACCATCTCCTGACAGTCCCCCCCACATTGTGGGCATCACCCCTGGATCCACAGCACCAGTGCAATGCCACAGGCCAGCTGACAGATGGATTTAGTTTAAatactgcagcagcacagtgggtATTCATCCCAATCCCAATATCCTATAAGAGCCGGTAATTCCCCTGCTCAGTGATACCACTGAGCTGTGCCTACACGTCCTCCCCTTGACATTTATTATTCGTTTTCCTGACCCAAAGAAGTCCTGTTTCCTTGGTACATGGGAATGGATCCTTGCGGTTACCCAGTTTGTTCTTTAAACACAAGGGACTTGATCTCCACACTCCATCCTGTCCCCATGGTGACAAACGCTCCTGATCTCCATTCATTGTGTTTCTCTTGCTACTTTGTTTGTTCTTCACTGCCAGTCTCCTTCCTGACCAAACCTGCTCCCATGGAACTGGAGATCACAGGTGCCTGGGGAGAAGCAACACCTCCCAGTCATTGAGGCAATCCTTGTTCATACCAAGAGAGGGTTTGATCCCAGCTTGgagaacaaaaacatttaaaatccaTAAAACACTGATTATGTGTGTGCAGTCACCATAGCCCAGGGTtctgtccagcctggaagcagcgATGGAcacagtgcctggagcagccccaggtgtgggGGCAGGACAGGTGTactccagccaggctgggtgtgAACTGATCCATCCACACTACCAGGAGCTGATGGCTCAATCCTGGCACTATGTTCCACAAGCAGGCTGCTTGTTCTTCCCTCAGCACATCCTCTTTTCAGGCTGAAATCCCATTTGGGGATATTTTGGCCACACCTGGGGTTTTGCTTTAGCGGTAGTATATTCCCAGCAAGCAAAAACTGTGTGCACAACAGTGAATTAAAACAAATCCTCAGGAAAAGCATACAGAACCATCAGCCTTGCAGCAGAAACaatgccaggctgtgccaggttTATCTGCAGTTTCATAATCCTCTTTGACTGCTCCATTTCCTCCAGATGGGCCAGCAAACCCTGTGCTAGCAGTTCCCTAGGCTTGATACCCCAggaaggacacagctggggGAATCCAACAGGAAATATCGTGGTTTGGGGGCACAGAGACACTGCTTGCACCCCAAGGATGCTGGTGCTGCACCTGCTGGTGGTGCTGTTAATTCTCAGTGCTGTCAATCCTCAGTGCTGTCCTTAACAGACACCTGCTCCTTCTTGGCCAACATCTCCCCATTCCAAATCCAACTGCTAGGAATAGTTccacactctctctctctcacacacacactcctgcaaaatattcctctgcttttccctcctggctTCCACCTACTCCAGCCTGGTGCAGAGTGAGTCAGAGTGATCCACAGGGCCAGCCCCTCTCAGGGGAAACCTCCGAAGGAAATTTCCCTGACAACCAGAGTCTGTTTCAAACAGGATTTCAGAGAGCCATAGAATATCCTAagctggaaggaacccacaCAATCCAttcagtccagctcctggccctgtgcagaCACCACAACAATCCCACCCTATGCCTGAGAGcgttgtccaaatgctcctggagctctggcagccttggggctgtgcccactccctggggagcctgctcagtgcccaaccacccgCTGGGGGAAAGCAAcatttcctaatatccaacttaaacctctccagctgttccctgacACTGGTCAGAGAGCAGAGattggagctgctcctccacagCACCTCAGGAGGAAGCTGTAAACGgctgaggtctcccctcagtctcctctctCCAAGTAGAGATTTACCACCACAGATAATCTTTTCCTACTTTAAGGCTAGAAATGCTCCCATCTCTGCTTCCAGATCATTGGGGTTTAATATTCTACCTTCACAGTTGTGCCCATACGAGATCCCAGCAGTCACCTCCAACCATCTTTTGACTTGCAAATCCCAACATCCtttcacctgcagctcctccctggaCTCTCTCAGCACCTCCAAAACTGCCTTAACAAAAAAGCTCCTCCTACTCAGTCCTCATCCTGACTCTTATTTCCCGGCCAGGCTTTACTTGGGATCtggataataatttttttaggaGTCCCTGAGCTGAGGGAAGCATTGATGTTCACTCACCTCTTGGTTGTAGACCTGGAGCACCTTGAGAACCGTGTCCTGCTCCCCGCTTTCCAGCGTGGATAccacagcctggagctccaTTATCCCAACAGCTCAGCTACAGCACAGCCGGAGGAAGGGGAGCAAGGGGATTTCCAGGGTGATGGAATAGCAGTTCGGCACACAGACCtctgagagggaagagagaaaggggTGGAGAGagcaaggagggaaaaaacgcaacacaaaaaaatcccaaatgatATTGCTCACACTGCTGCATCCATAAAAGTGGAGCAGATGGATGACCCGAGcaaagccagcagccagcttcctctctctctctcccgCTAATCCTCTTCTTCCTCGCTTTGCTTTTCAATGTTTAATATATGCCCTCTCAGGAAAGCACTCAGGGAAAACCTTCCCCCCACCAGCTGGGGATTAACGTGGAGCAGATAAAAGCAGCTCCCTGAAATagctccctgcctcctcctcctcctcctccccgccTGCCCTGATTTCTGCTGCCACACAGGGGGGGAAATAACAAATAAAGCCAGAAACATTCCCGTGGAGTGACAAGGGATGGAGCGGCGAGGCAGCCAGGCGGGAGAGCATCCTCCGGCTGCCGGCGGAGCTACCTTGGCAGGTGGTGGGAAGCAGACCGGGGAGGGTTTGGTGGCGGCTTGGATGATGGCCGATCCCTGCAGGCGCAGCCAAAAGGCGCGCCCGGAGCCGTTTGCCCCCGGGAGAGGATGTCCCTGCCGACACTGCCAGCGAGCAGATGCG
This sequence is a window from Serinus canaria isolate serCan28SL12 chromosome 5, serCan2020, whole genome shotgun sequence. Protein-coding genes within it:
- the RIC8A gene encoding synembryn-A, producing MELQAVVSTLESGEQDTVLKVLQVYNQEKSQCFIFEDEEREERKKMAQLLIKFLERELQPSCQVTCLESIRILSRDKHCLDPFTTKEGLKTLSRHAGIDYSEELIREVPDLDVILESLKCLCNIVFSSAMAQELTAEGRLVVGLARRIKLYNERSLPHDIKFFDLRLLFLLTALRVDIRQQLAQELRGISLMTDTLELTLGVKWLDPYEVATEEGLLPPLPRQETERAMEILKVLFNITFDSSKREVDEEDAALYRHLGALLRHCLMISADGEDRTEEFHSHTVNLLGNLPLKCLDVLLTPKVRPGSLEYMGVNMDAVSILLDFLERRLDRGHKLKESLTPVLNLLTESARVHRQTRKFLKARVLPPLRDVRNRPEVGNSLRNKLVRLMTHIDTDVKHCAAEFLFVLCKESVSRFVKYTGYGNAAGLLAARGLMAGGREEGEYSEDEDTDTEEYKEAKPNINPVTGRVEEKLPNPMEGMTEEQKEHEAMKLVNMFDKLSREKVIQPMGITPSGNLAPMENAIHNIADERSSSDSDLGLD